One region of Streptomyces davaonensis JCM 4913 genomic DNA includes:
- a CDS encoding GNAT family N-acetyltransferase, whose translation MTDTETLLAAYDDQMRGAPPTPPAGVTYEQDGPLLRIVGGFRGLVSGPRSLGVRGADLDRLIARQRDFFAARGEAVEWKTRSHDDPADLTDRLRAAGFVPEEQETVLIGRAAEMAVREPVLPEGVTLRQVTADADMRRIAGMESAVWDQDWNWLADDLIGRVASAPDDIAVYVVEADGEVVSAAWLAFRPGSEFASLWGGSTLAEWRGRGIYRALVATRAALAVARGVTYLHVDASDDSAPILRRLGFEAVTTTTPYVWSP comes from the coding sequence GTGACAGACACAGAGACCCTTCTCGCCGCCTACGACGACCAGATGCGCGGCGCGCCCCCGACCCCGCCCGCCGGGGTGACGTACGAGCAGGACGGTCCGCTGCTGCGGATCGTCGGCGGGTTCCGGGGGCTGGTCAGCGGACCGCGCTCGCTCGGTGTGCGCGGTGCGGACCTGGACCGGCTGATCGCCCGGCAGCGCGACTTCTTCGCGGCACGCGGGGAGGCGGTGGAGTGGAAGACCCGCTCCCACGACGACCCGGCCGACCTCACCGACCGGCTCCGCGCGGCGGGCTTCGTGCCCGAGGAGCAGGAGACGGTGCTGATCGGCCGGGCCGCCGAGATGGCCGTACGGGAACCCGTGCTGCCCGAGGGTGTGACGCTGCGGCAGGTGACGGCGGACGCCGACATGCGCCGGATCGCCGGGATGGAGTCGGCGGTGTGGGACCAGGACTGGAACTGGCTCGCCGACGATCTGATCGGACGGGTCGCCTCCGCGCCGGACGACATCGCCGTGTACGTCGTGGAGGCGGACGGGGAGGTGGTGTCGGCGGCCTGGCTGGCGTTCCGCCCGGGCAGCGAGTTCGCGAGCCTGTGGGGCGGGTCGACGCTGGCCGAGTGGCGAGGGCGCGGCATCTACCGGGCCCTGGTCGCCACGCGCGCGGCGCTCGCCGTCGCCCGCGGGGTCACGTATCTGCACGTGGACGCCTCCGACGACAGCGCGCCCATCCTGCGCCGGCTGGGCTTCGAGGCGGTGACGACGACCACGCCGTACGTGTGGAGTCCCTGA
- a CDS encoding sulfatase family protein: MAEGERRGRPARRALIAGGVVAAAGTAVPLVAGAVSSDSGPEPRTTRAARRTAAPAAATRRPRSDDRPNILLVLTDDQPKETEWALRHTVDWLGGSGVTFERAHANTPLCAPSRASVMTGRYAHRHGVLDTRHPYYLDQRTTVQRRLREAGYRTGLFGKYLNFWRTGDNPPHFDEWLLQEPVRYVDGHYNDNGAVRRIPGYNTTVIKDRALAFMEASRTDQRPWFAYVATRSAHEVNVPEPKYAHTRVPDWKGRPSVFETGKDDKPPFLRAAGHPFAAGRDLRARQLRTLLSVDDAMHDFREKLRALGQLENTLVVFTSDHGLCWGDHGWLRKSVPYRPSLEVPFHASWPAGGLGTSRADDRLTGLIDIAPTFLDAAGLPPDPEHDGHSLLDPGNDRPRLLAEWWWNQQDQRPIHSWASSIGKGDQYTEYFRIRLDHGGRPTMGDGKVLFREYYDLRADPFQLTNLLNGASAAQERRLGIPALARGLAAARGARTGSGVAQLLRPDLTG, encoded by the coding sequence ATGGCCGAGGGAGAGCGGCGGGGGCGGCCTGCCCGGCGTGCGCTGATCGCGGGCGGGGTGGTGGCGGCCGCGGGGACGGCCGTGCCGTTGGTCGCGGGCGCGGTGAGCAGTGACAGCGGCCCCGAGCCGCGAACGACCCGCGCAGCCCGTCGTACCGCCGCCCCGGCCGCCGCCACCCGGCGCCCCCGCTCCGACGACCGGCCCAACATCCTCCTGGTACTCACCGACGACCAGCCGAAGGAGACGGAGTGGGCGCTTCGCCACACCGTCGACTGGCTGGGCGGCAGCGGCGTCACCTTCGAGAGGGCGCACGCCAACACCCCGCTGTGCGCGCCCTCCCGGGCCTCGGTGATGACGGGCCGGTACGCCCACCGCCACGGCGTCCTGGACACCCGCCACCCCTATTACCTGGACCAGCGCACAACGGTCCAGCGCCGGTTGCGCGAGGCGGGCTACCGCACGGGCCTGTTCGGCAAGTACCTCAACTTCTGGCGCACCGGCGACAACCCACCGCACTTCGACGAGTGGCTGCTCCAGGAGCCGGTGCGCTATGTCGACGGCCACTACAACGACAACGGCGCCGTCCGCAGGATCCCCGGCTACAACACGACCGTCATCAAGGACCGCGCGCTGGCCTTCATGGAGGCGTCCCGCACCGACCAGCGCCCCTGGTTCGCGTACGTGGCCACACGCTCGGCGCACGAGGTGAACGTCCCGGAGCCGAAGTACGCGCACACGCGCGTGCCCGACTGGAAGGGCCGCCCCTCGGTCTTCGAGACCGGCAAGGACGACAAGCCGCCCTTCCTGCGCGCCGCCGGCCACCCCTTCGCGGCGGGCCGGGACCTGCGCGCCCGCCAACTGCGCACCCTGCTCTCCGTCGACGACGCGATGCACGACTTCCGCGAAAAGCTGCGCGCGCTCGGCCAGTTGGAGAACACGCTGGTGGTGTTCACCAGCGACCACGGCCTGTGCTGGGGCGACCACGGCTGGCTGCGCAAGTCGGTGCCGTACCGCCCGAGTCTGGAGGTGCCCTTCCACGCGTCCTGGCCCGCGGGCGGCCTCGGCACTTCACGCGCCGACGACCGGCTCACCGGCCTGATCGACATCGCGCCCACCTTCCTGGACGCGGCGGGCCTGCCGCCCGATCCGGAGCACGACGGCCACTCCCTGCTGGACCCGGGCAACGACCGCCCGCGCCTGCTCGCCGAGTGGTGGTGGAACCAGCAGGACCAGCGGCCGATCCACAGCTGGGCCTCGTCCATCGGCAAGGGCGACCAGTACACGGAGTACTTCCGCATCCGCCTCGACCACGGCGGCCGCCCCACGATGGGTGACGGGAAGGTGCTGTTCCGGGAGTACTACGACCTGCGCGCCGACCCCTTCCAGCTCACCAACCTCCTCAACGGGGCGAGCGCGGCGCAGGAACGGCGGCTGGGGATCCCGGCGCTGGCGAGGGGGCTGGCGGCGGCACGCGGGGCCCGGACCGGCTCCGGAGTCGCCCAACTCCTCCGGCCGGACCTGACAGGATGA
- a CDS encoding spermidine synthase family protein, whose translation MPTSYEIPEVLDRREGPHGEVVLRRHGELLQIIANGCFLMDTSDGRSERLLVDAAREALDDRPEPAVLIGGLGVGFSLAHAAADPRWGRITVVERERAIIGWHREGPLSGLTEQARSDPRTKILETDLVRYVNETSDTFDALCLDIDNGPDWTVTEGNSGLYSDAGLASCARVLSPGGVLAVWSAQPSPEFEETLWNAGFKQVRTEEIPVARGVPDVVHLAVGPG comes from the coding sequence ATGCCCACTTCGTACGAGATCCCCGAAGTACTGGACCGTCGCGAGGGCCCGCACGGCGAGGTCGTGCTGCGGCGCCACGGTGAGCTGCTCCAGATCATCGCCAACGGCTGCTTCCTGATGGACACCTCCGACGGCCGCTCCGAGCGACTGCTCGTCGACGCGGCCCGGGAGGCCCTCGACGACCGCCCCGAACCGGCCGTGCTGATCGGCGGCCTGGGCGTCGGCTTCTCGCTCGCACACGCCGCCGCCGATCCGCGCTGGGGCCGCATCACCGTTGTGGAACGCGAACGGGCCATCATCGGCTGGCATCGCGAGGGCCCGCTCTCGGGCCTCACCGAGCAGGCCAGGTCGGACCCCCGCACCAAGATCCTCGAAACGGACCTGGTCAGATACGTCAATGAGACTTCCGACACGTTCGACGCGCTGTGCCTGGACATCGACAACGGCCCCGACTGGACTGTGACCGAGGGAAACAGCGGACTGTACTCGGACGCCGGACTGGCAAGCTGTGCAAGGGTGTTGAGCCCCGGCGGGGTACTCGCCGTATGGTCCGCGCAGCCCTCTCCGGAATTCGAAGAAACCTTGTGGAATGCCGGGTTCAAACAGGTGCGTACCGAAGAGATCCCGGTTGCCCGGGGCGTTCCGGACGTCGTGCACCTTGCCGTCGGACCTGGATAG
- a CDS encoding response regulator transcription factor — protein MEQTHTSHSGTAASPGAQRRVLVVEDDPTIVDAIAARLRAEGFLVQTAGDGPSAVDTAEAWQPDLLILDIMLPGFDGLEVCRRVQAARPVPVLMLTARDDETDMLVGLGVGADDYMTKPFSMRELAARVHVLLRRVERAAIAASTPRSGILRLGELEIDHAQRRVRVRSEDVHLTPTEFDLLVCLANTPRAVLSREQLLAEVWDWADASGTRTVDSHIKALRRKIGAERIRTVHGVGYALETPTP, from the coding sequence ATGGAGCAGACACACACCTCCCACAGCGGCACGGCGGCGAGCCCGGGCGCACAGCGCCGGGTCCTGGTGGTCGAGGACGATCCGACCATCGTGGACGCCATCGCGGCCCGCCTGCGCGCCGAGGGATTCCTCGTGCAGACCGCGGGCGACGGGCCGTCGGCTGTGGACACGGCGGAGGCCTGGCAGCCCGACCTGCTGATCCTCGACATCATGCTGCCGGGCTTCGACGGCCTGGAGGTCTGCCGTCGGGTGCAGGCCGCGCGGCCGGTGCCGGTGCTGATGCTGACGGCTCGCGACGACGAGACCGACATGCTGGTGGGCCTCGGCGTCGGCGCCGACGACTACATGACGAAGCCGTTCTCGATGCGGGAGCTGGCGGCACGCGTGCATGTGCTGCTGCGCCGGGTGGAGCGGGCGGCGATCGCGGCCTCCACGCCGCGCAGCGGCATCCTGCGCCTCGGCGAGCTGGAGATCGACCACGCGCAGCGCCGGGTGCGGGTGCGCAGTGAGGACGTTCACCTCACGCCCACCGAGTTCGACCTCCTGGTGTGCCTGGCGAACACCCCGCGCGCGGTGCTCTCCCGTGAGCAGCTGCTCGCGGAGGTGTGGGACTGGGCCGACGCCTCCGGCACCCGGACCGTCGACAGCCACATCAAGGCGCTGCGCCGGAAGATCGGCGCCGAACGCATCCGTACGGTGCACGGCGTGGGCTACGCCCTGGAGACCCCGACGCCATGA
- a CDS encoding HAMP domain-containing sensor histidine kinase — MSDGPAARRGPGDPWGGVRPFSIKTKLGVLVVISVLITTGLSMIAVRTATELRFITVFSMIATLLITQFVAHSLTAPLDEMNAVARSISHGDYSRRVRENRRDELGDLAETINVMADELETQDRQRKELVANVSHELRTPIAGLRAVLENIVDGVTEADPETMRTALKQTERLGRLVDTLMDLSRLDNGVVPLKKRRFEVWPYLSGVLKEANMVASTRAGIASGSGGHTRTDVHLTLDVSPPELTAHADPERIHQVVANLIDNAVKHSPPHGRVTVKARRGERPESLELEVLDEGPGIPKSQWHRVFERFNRGAVPAPHGPGSDGGTGLGLAIARWAVDLHGGRIGVAESARGCRILVTLPGEPSASS, encoded by the coding sequence ATGAGCGACGGGCCGGCCGCGCGGAGAGGCCCCGGGGATCCCTGGGGCGGCGTACGCCCGTTCTCGATCAAGACCAAGCTGGGCGTGCTGGTCGTCATCTCGGTCCTGATCACCACGGGCCTGTCGATGATCGCGGTGCGCACCGCGACGGAGCTGCGCTTCATCACGGTCTTCTCGATGATCGCCACCCTGTTGATCACGCAGTTCGTGGCGCACTCCCTCACCGCGCCGCTGGACGAGATGAACGCGGTCGCCCGCTCGATCTCGCACGGCGACTACTCGCGCCGGGTGCGCGAGAACCGCCGGGACGAGCTGGGCGACCTGGCCGAGACGATCAATGTCATGGCCGATGAGCTGGAGACCCAGGACCGGCAGCGCAAAGAGCTGGTCGCCAACGTCTCGCACGAGCTGCGCACCCCCATCGCGGGACTGCGCGCGGTGCTGGAGAACATCGTCGACGGGGTCACCGAGGCCGACCCGGAGACGATGCGCACCGCGCTGAAGCAGACGGAGCGCCTCGGCCGGCTGGTGGACACCCTGATGGACCTGTCCCGCCTGGACAACGGCGTCGTACCGCTGAAGAAGCGCCGTTTCGAGGTGTGGCCCTATCTGTCGGGCGTGCTGAAGGAGGCCAACATGGTCGCCTCCACGCGCGCGGGCATCGCCTCCGGCTCGGGCGGCCACACCCGTACGGACGTCCATCTGACCCTCGACGTCTCCCCGCCGGAGCTGACCGCGCACGCGGATCCCGAGCGCATCCACCAGGTCGTGGCCAACCTCATCGACAACGCGGTCAAGCACAGCCCGCCGCACGGCCGGGTGACGGTGAAGGCGCGGCGCGGCGAGCGGCCCGAGTCGCTGGAACTGGAGGTGCTGGACGAGGGTCCCGGCATCCCGAAGTCGCAGTGGCACCGGGTGTTCGAGCGGTTCAACCGCGGCGCCGTGCCCGCGCCGCACGGTCCGGGCAGCGACGGCGGCACGGGTCTCGGCCTCGCCATCGCCCGCTGGGCGGTGGATCTGCACGGCGGCAGGATCGGGGTGGCCGAATCCGCTCGCGGTTGCCGGATTCTTGTCACTCTTCCGGGAGAGCCATCCGCGTCGAGTTGA